The genomic stretch GGATACGTTGCCATGCTCCACATAGGCATCCGGCAAGGCGATATTTATAACCTTTACATGCGGATAGTGCTCGTGGATATAAGCGGTGACCCCGGGGCCAAAACCTCCCTGAAGGACATTTTCTTCCATGACCGCGATAAGCCAGTGCTTCTTTGCCAAACGGTCCACCAAATCCCGGTCAAAAGGCTTCACAAACCGGCCGTTGGCCAAAGAACAGTTCCAGCCTTCTGCCTTCAGTTTTTGCCTTACATGCTCCCCTGTGCTCACCATGCTTCCTACTGCTAAAAGAGCAATATCCTTTTCCTCATAGAGCATCTCTCCCTTGCCATATTCAATGGGAGCACGAAAACTCTTTAAGCCCTGGTAAGCCTCTCCTCTTGGATAGCGCACCGCAAACGGGCCATTGTAGGACAGGGCAAACTCCATCCCATCCATAAGCTCCCATAAGTTTTTCGGCGCAAACACGCTCATATTAGGGATAGCAGTTAAATAGGATAAGTCAAAAATTCCCTGATGGGTCTCCCCATCACTTCCCACAAGCCCTGCCCGGTCTATGGCAAAGACCACAGGCAGATTCTGAATGCAAACATCATGGAGGATCTGATCAAAGCCGCGCTGTAAAAAAGACGAATAAACGGCCACAACCGGCTTTAAGCCGCCTGCCGCCATTCCAGCCGCCGAAGTCACCGCATGCTCTTCTGCAATTCCCACATCAAAAAAACGGTCAGGATACAGACGGGAAAACCGCTTTAAACCTGTTCCATCCGGCATGGCTGCCGTTACCGCAACGATTCGTTTATCCTGCTCAGCCAGACGGCAGATGGTTTTGGAAAACACATCCGTATAGCTGGGATTATTCTTCTTTTTCTTCGGTTCCCCGGTGATGATATCAAAAGGATCAACTCCATGGAATTTAGAAGGATTCCTCTCCGCCAGGGCATATCCCTTGCCTTTCTGGGTGATCACATGGACCAGCACGGTATGGGGAAGCTTCTTTGCTTCCCGCAGGGCCCTGGAAAGGGCCTTTATATTATGGCCATCCACCGGACCAAGATAGGTGATCCCCATATTCTCAAATAGCATTCCAGGTATGAGCAGCTGCTTAATGCCGTTCTTTGTCCTGCTGATCTTATCAATGATCTGATCTCCTACAACCGGAATCCGGGAAAGCACGTTGGTCACGTGTTTCTTTAAGTCCAGATACCCTTCTCCGGTACGGATGCTGTTTAAATAAGTAGACATGCCACCTACATTTTCTGAGATGGACATGTTGTTATCGTTGAGAATAATAATGAAATTCTTGTTCATCCTGGCCGCATTATTTAAAGCTTCATAGGCCATGCCGCCTGTTAAGGCGCCGTCTCCGATTACGGATACCACAAAATGATCCTCTCCCAGCACATCTCTTGCCTGGGCCAGTCCTAGTCCGGCTGAAATGGAAGTAGAGCTGTGACCGGTATCAAAGGCATCACAAGGACTTTCCTTTCTCTTTGGGAAGCCGCTCATGCCGCCGTATTGCCGCAGGTCGTCAAATTCATCTCTCCTGCCGCTTAATATCTTATGGGTGTAGGACTGATGCCCAACATCCCAGATAACCTTATCCTTTGGAAGGTCAAAAGCAAGGTAGATCGCCATGGTTAACTCCACCACTCCTAAATTGGAAGCCAGATGGCCGCCTGTCATGCTTATTTTTCCTACCAAAAAGTCACGGATTTCCTGACTTAAATTATCAAGCTCCTGTTTTGACAGTTTTTTGATATCCTCAGGCCCGTTTATTAATTCCAGCATCATATTCTTATCAGATCCTTTTTTAGCCTTATCGTTAAACGGCTTACTTTTCCCGGTTCACAAGTATCCGAATCAGCGCTTCCAGGAATTCATTCTTCCCTGGGAGCTTATGGAGACAGGAAATCGCCTCTTCTGAAATCCTCTCCACATCCTGCTTCGCCTTTTCAATTCCCTCCAGGGTTACATAGGTAGTCTTATGGTTCTTTTCATCACTGAGCACAGGCTTTCCAAGAACCTCCGCACTGCTGGTTAAATCCAGGATATCATCCTGTATCTGAAATGAAAGTCCCAGACAGGAGGCCATCTTCTCCACCAGCTTCAGCTGTTCTTCATCTGCTCCGCCGAGAACGGCTCCGATCATCATAGCGGCCTCTAAAAGCGCTCCGGTCTTCAACCGGTAAATGAAATCAAGCTTTTCCCTTGGTACAGGCTTTCCTGCCAGCTCCACATCAACGGTCTGACCGCCTATCATCCCAAAAATTCCTGTTTTTTCTGCTAAAATCCCCATGCACCTGGCAACCAGGTCCGGCCGATCCGTCATGGAAAGAGCTTTTGCAGCTGTCTCCATGGAATAAATCAGCAAACCGTCTCCCGCCAGAACCGCCATGTCATAACCGAATTTAACCCATGCTGTAGGAAGTCCCCGTCGCAGGGTATCATTATCCATGCAGGGAAGGTCATCGTGAATCAGGGAGGAGGTGTGAATCATCTCAATCGCCGCCATAAAAGGCTCGATCTCTTTCCCCTTACCGCCGAATAAGCGGTAGGTCTCCTCCATCAGCATAGGACGAAGCCTCTTTCCTCCAGCGCGAACGCTGTAATCCATTGCCGCCAGAACTGTACTCTGATGGCCCTCCACAGGAGGCAGGTATGTTTCTACAACATGCCTTACTTCCTCTGTACGGGCTGAAAACATTTCTTTATCATTCATGTTCCTCACCATTTTCCTCTAACACGATAATCTTTTTTTCCACTTTATCTATTTTTTCATTGCAGAACTTTACCAGCTTCATGCCGGTCTCATAATACTGAAAGGATTCCTCCAGGGAGCATTCTCCGCTTTCCAGTTTTTTAATGAGCTCTTCCAGCTCTCCAAATGTCTCTTCAATCGTTTTTTCTTTTTTTGCCGCCATAAATCCGTTTCTCCTTATTACCTGTCTCCACGAACTTCCTCCCGCTGGCTGCCAAATAAGCCGGATTCCGCCGGGGCAACACGGGAAACCACCGCCTCCATGCTTCCATCCCTAAGCCTCAGCCCAATTTTGTCACCGGCTTTTACCTGCTTCACGGAATCAATCCGCCTGTCTTTTCCATCAGTTACAAAACCATAGCCGCCTCCCATCCTCTTAAGAGGGGATTCTGCTTCCAGGCGGCTGATGAAAATCTCCAGCCTGTGTCTGTCCCTGACCGCCTGCTTTTCTATCAGCTGTTTTATGTGAAGCTTTTCTTCTTCCGCCCTTGCCCGGTATGAGGCCGTTCTGGACAGAATCAGGTTTTTTAGCTTGTCCTCTATGTCCACAAGCCTTTGCCGGCATTCATGGATGCTGCGCTTTGGGTCATGCAGTTTCAGCTTTAAGGCGTACTGGTTTCCATGAAACCGGTAGCGTTCCAGCTTTCTTTCCACGGTCCTTAAGAGCGTATGACCGTACATTTCCACCTGCTCCTCAAACTTGCTGTAATCAAATACAGCAAGCTCTGCGGCTGCAGAAGGTGTGGGGGCACGCATGTCCGCCACATAATCTGCGATTGTCACATCGGTTTCATGGCCTACCGCAGAGATCACAGGAGTGGTGCAGTTAAAAACAGCCCTTGCCACAACTTCCTCATTAAATGCCCATAAATCCTCAATGGAACCGCCGCCCCTCCCAACGATCAGGACATCAAGTCCCATCTGGTCCAGGGTTTCGATCCCCTTTACAATGCTTTCCTTTGCGCTCTCTCCCTGGACAAGAGCAGGGTAGAGATAAAGCTGCACATAAGGATTGCGTCTGGTCGATATATTTATAATATCCTGGATGGCAGCTCCGGTAGGAGCCGTCACGATTCCTACGGTTGTTCCGTACTTTGGAATCGGTTTCTTATATTCAGGAGAAAACATCCCCATTTCTTCCAGTTCATCACGCAGTTTTTGGAACCTTTCAAACAGATCACCGATTCCTTCTTTTGTGATCTCCTGAGCATAGAGCTGGTATCTTCCGTCCCGCTCATAAACCTCCACGCTGCCCTTTACCACCACCTGCTGCCCTTCCTCCAGCTTAAAAGCAAGACCCTTCCTGTGCCCGGCAAACATCACTGACGCCATAGACGATTTCCCGTCCTTTAAGGTAAAGTAAATATGACCGGAGGTATGGTATTTACAGTTGGACACTTCACCCTTAACGGATATCCGGTTCAGGGCGAAATCCTGGGCAAACATATTCTTAATATAGGCATTGACCTGAGTAACGGAATACACACTTGCCATATCTTACACCAGCTTTGCCAGGACTCCGTTAATAAATGCCGGAGCTTCATTCCCGCCGTACTTTTTAGCCAGTTCCACAGCCTCATTGATGGCTACTTTTTCCGGCACATCTTCATCAAATAATATCTCATACAGAGCCAGGCGTAGTATTGTAAGTTCAGCCTTACCCATACGTTTTGTCTTCCAGCCTTCGGCTACTTCGTTGATCTTTGAATCCAGTTCAGGGATTCTGACCATAACGGACTCTGCCCTTTCTCTTAAATAAGCAGCATTTTCTTCACTCATATCCACATCATGGATGATCTCTTCTATGCCCTCGGCGTTTAAATCATCCTCTTTTGGTTCCTCAAAATATTGAATAAGCTGCCCTGTCTTCTCCTCTGCTGGATAAAAATCCGCACAAAAGAGCATTTTAAAGCAGTGTTCGCGCATTTTACTTCTGGTCATTTCCCATGGTCCTCCTATTGGTGATTTTCTGGACATTTGGAATTATTATACCTTACCAGGGTTTTTTATACAATAGAAACTTTGCTATTCGCCAAAAACCTCTGAATATTATCAAGCACTTTTTCGCTTAAAATTCCAAAGGCCTGCCTGGTTCTCCCTGCCGAAGCATTGACACAAAACACCATGGGATGTTTTAAAAGCTCCCCGTCTCCTGCTGCTCCTGCCGTATCGCAGGCAAACCGGTTGTCCCCGGCATCCAGCCAGTTTTTTAAATCTTCCGGTTCAAAGGCAGGTCCAATGGACGTATTAAACAGGATCTTTCCATTTCCCAGCTTCTGGAACTCTTCTTCATGCAAAAGGATCACATTCTTATTTAAGCAGGTAAATACCACTTCGCTGCTCTCTAAAAGCTCTCCTAATGGACGATATCCGATTCCTTTTTCCTCATACTGCGGCTTTCTGCTCCTGCTGTAATAGGAAACATCTGCCCCAAGAAACTTCAAAGCATTGGCGATCATGCCTCCGGAAACACCCATTCCAACGATTCCTATCTTTAATCCGGTAATCTCTACCGGCATATCCTTCCACATGGGCCTGTCATATCCATGAAGAAAGCGCACCAGTTCACAGATCGCATATTCCACCACTCCAACATCGCCGTAATCACGGATTCCCATAACTGTAATCCCATGCTGTTCTGCGTAAGCAATGTCTACATTTGCGCTCTCCTTTGAATAAAGGCTGCAGCACATCCCCACATATTTGATTTTAGGACATCGTTCAAAGACATATTGACTGATCTTTGATGTATAGCTTAAAAGCACTCCATCCGCATCTCCGATCCTCCTTATGATCTCTTCGTCATCACAGGGAATATCCTCGTACATCACCACCTGTTTTGCATATTGGAAAAGCTCTTTCTCTGCTTCTTCTACCAGACTCACCGGCTCTATGGCAACCAACTTCTCAAACATCTTCTTATCCTCCTGTCAAGCTATATTCACAATCCGCGACCCTGCTGCTCACAGTGTGCCCCGCTCTGCCGGGCATAACCGTATAACAGCTATCGTTTAAAATACGATTGGTGACACAATATTCTGCAGGACAGCCACTACACTCCAGCCGGCAATGGCGCTGGTGCTTGAATAAATATCCACAACAGCCTTTACGCCTTCAATTTCCGCAGTGATCTTATGGTCATCCCCAATCATTCCCGGAACGCTGTGAATGTTCACCCTGGTTTTATCCGGTCCCACAGTTGCCAGGGATGACGCTACCGCAACATTCACCTTTGTAGGAAGTAGTCCGATTGCCTCTTTTGCATTGCCGTCAAACACCATGGTGCTTTCCTTATCGGTCATTAAATGTTCCTCAAAAAGAGGTGTATACATTAAGGATTCCGGACCTTTTCTTGTCTCAATCCCTGCTTTCGCCTCTCCCATGAGAGAAACCGTACGAAGCACGTCAAAGCCGCCCACCGCTCCTGAGGCGATGTATACCCTGGTATTATGTTTTACAGCCGTTGCCTTCACTCTCTCATAAAATTCTTTATCCGCAAAGGCGCCAATGGACAGCACGATGAGATTACATCCATTTGCCAGAATCTTCTCCGCCATGTCTCTGACGGAATCCCCAGATGCCGCCTCAGCGATGTAATCCGGTTTTAATTCCAGCAGTTCATCGATCCCTGCGCAGGAGCTGCAGCCACTTTTCTCTGCCAGGGCTTCTGTCTTTTCCTTTGTCCTCCCAACGATTCCCACCAACTCATACTCAGGCAGTAACCCATCGTTCCATGCTCCGGCAATAATTTCTCCAAGATAACCGTTTCCAATAATTCCAAGTCTAAGCTTATTCATGCTTTTCTCCTTTTAGTAGTTTTAAAAACATTAAATTTCATTATACCTGAAATCAAAAGGACTTTCAAGGAGTGCAGGACTCCAAGACTCAAAGCTGGAATGCAAACTGATTTTTCCCTTTTCCCTTTGCCAGATATAATGCCTGATCCGCCCGTCTTAATATGGCATCGTATTCCGTCTCCTGTTCTCCTACCAGGGTGATTCCGATGCTTGCATGTATGGTTCCGGAGGCGTGAAATGCATTTAATATCCGTTTTGCAATGGCTTCCGGATGTTTCCTTCCGCTTAAGCCGTACAGCCAGATGCAGAACTCATCTCCGCCAAAACGGACAATCACATCCTCTTTTCTTGTACAGGCGCTTAAAATCTGTCCTGCCTGGGTTAGAACCAGATCTCCCTTATGATGGCCGAAGGTGTCATTAATTTTCTTGAAATCGTCAATATCAAGGAACATACAGGCATAAAACCTCTTTTTTCCTCCGCCTTTCAGTCTCTGTTCCACCAGCTTTCTAGCTGTTTCTCTGGTATAAACGCCTGTTAAATAATCCTTTTGCGCACGCTTCGCTTCCTTTTTCCGTAAATAAATAATACAAATAATAAGAAGAACGGTACAGGACACCATAGCCGTTGAACCTGCAATAAAGACTTTTGACAGTTTACTGATCTTGTAAAGAGCGCCATCATAGCTTTCTGTTTTCACCATGGAAGCCACCATCCAGTCTTCAACTCCCGCAGGCTGATAATAAAGAAGCTCCCTGCTGCCCTTGGAATAAAAGGAGACATATCCAAAGCCCCCGCTCTCCGCGGTCTTTTTCATCTGTTCCAAAGATTGTCCGTCTCTAAATTCCATGGTTTTGAGTATATCATAAACATTGGCATAAGATTCATACCCAGGGCACGTGGCCACCAGCTCTCCGGACCTTGTGAAAACCAGGCTGGCACCATATGGGCTTAACTCTGTACTGTTTAAATACTTCCCCAGTTCTTCAGCGGTATACTCCATACAGACCGACCCCTTTGCTTGTCCCTCCCTAACCACCGGAACGGACAGAGCGATCCCTGACTGACCGTTAAAGCCATTGGAGGGCAGCCTGGAAATGCTGTTTCCTCCCTTTAACCCCTGGGATTCATGGATCCCGTAATACGTAATTCCCTGCCCGCCTAAAACTCCAATTTCCGATCCTTCCGGCAGATCACCATAAGCAGAGAATGCCTCAAGCACTTCAAACCTTTCCCGGATCATTCCCCGAAAATAGGTAAGTGCTTCGTCATTCTCCCTTTTTAAATCCTGGTAAGTCTGTTCTATCAGACTTTTTTCCACCTCTTTGAAGTAATAAATGTTTAAAGCGAATATCCCTATAATTACCGATACCACCAGACCAAACAATGTCATCACCCTCAGCGAGTAGCGGTCTTTCTCCTTATCAGCCATCATATATGAAAACACCTGTCCCTTTATAAATCCCGAATCATATCCTTACAGCATTTATTCTTTTGTACACAAAGAAAAGCGGGGGCATGAACCTTTTCCCGGTTCGCCCCCGCGATAGACCTTTTCATCTATTTATTCTCTTCCAATGCTACACCGGCAATCCGGATGTTTACATCCAGAACCGTTAAGCCTGTCATGTTCTCAATGGCGTTCTGTACCTTCTCCTGAACCTTCTCACTGACGGCAGGTATGCTGTAACCGTATTTGATGTTTAAGGATAAATCCACCGATACATGTTCTTCTGTCAGCTCCACCTTAACACCCTTGGATAAATTTTTCATGCCCAGCTTTGACACCAACTCATTGGTGATGTTGCCAGCCATGGAATCTACGCCTTCTACCTCGGTTGCTGCAAGACCTGCAATGATGGCCACCACATCGTCCGCAATCTGTACTTCGCCAATTTTATCTTTTTCATATACCTTGTGAGTATTTCTGCTTTCCATTTCTGCCACAGCAATTCCCTCCTGTACTAATATTTATATACTAATGAATCAACTGGATATGCAGGCATATCCGCCTGATTCAAAAGCGGGGGGTTGAAAGATGTTTTTTCTTCCGACCCTTTAGGTTCTGGAATCATTATAGCAAAACTGTCCACAGTTTGCAAAGGCTTTTTACTCTTCCAATTTCATAAGAGTGATTACGATGCTTTCCGCTCCCACTTCTGTTTTTCTCTTTACGATGTCCTCAATTTGAGCCCGCTGAGGATCTGTAATGCTGGAGGCATTGATAACAACATCCACTTTTCCGCTGGAAATGCTGACCACCGGATCTGCAAATCCTTTGGCAAGCAGAAGAGTTTCCGCTGCATTTTCTTTTTCAGCAATAGCCGTCATATCAATCATTTCCTGAATGGCCTGCTGTTTTGCTGCTTCTTCAATGTTTGGATTGTTGATCAGGTTCATTAAGGTTTCCTTATTCTTTGCCCTTACCTGCTCCCGATTTAACTGTACGCTGGATATGTATTCTGATACGTTCATTCCGCTGGTAAGCACCGCTTCTCCAGGGTTGTCAAGGCCGGTTTTTGCCGCCTGTGTCTCATTTGCCGCTAAGTCTACCGATCCATCGCTTTGTAAAGCCGCATCGGTTTCTCCTGCCGCCAGTTTATCAATATCCTCTGCATCCTGGTCAAGGCTTGCAATATCCTGATTTGTATCACTGCCGGTAAGGGACTGGTTTTCCGCTAAAATATCTTCTTCAGAAATATCAGTCATTCCAGCTTCATAGACGTCTTTCCCGGAAGCGGCCTCCTGCTTTCCTGCATAGTTTAAATATCCAGCAGCTGCTATCATAACGGCTAAGGTGGTGATAATAATCTGGTTTCTTCGGAACAGTTTCTTCATATCCATTTTCTTTGGGGTTCTAGGGACTTTGGGCTCATTGCTTGTTTTCCAACTTCTCATACATGACACTCCTTTTTATTCCACCCTCTTTAATACTTTAATTTTATGTGGGGGCAGGTTAAATAATGCTTCCATGGCACCGGAAATTTCAGCTTTTACCGTAGGACTGCCACCGCCCTGGGCACTGATGATGATTCCTTCTATTTCCGGACGTATCTCTTTCTCCACAATGGGAGCTGTATTTTCTCCTGAACCAGTCAGAATAGTGTTTTCCTTGCGATCTGCGCTGGTGATCTTTCTGATTCCCCCGGAGCTGTCCTTTTCCTCAGTAGATGAATCCGAACTGTCTTTATCGACTCGGAGTACCTTCTCCTCTGAGGATTTCAGTACGATCATTACTTCTACCTGACCGACCCCATCCACGGTTTTTAGGATTCTCTTCACCCTCGCCTCCAGTTGTTCCTCATAGGTCCGGTCTGCTCCTGCCGCAACAGCCGCTTCCCCATCTGCCGGCTCTGTCACAATCCCTTTTTGCAGTGCCGTCTGGTTTTTGCTTTCTGCTGTCTTCTCTACCCTGGCAGCCATGCCCGAACCGGAGGGAAATGTAAGGATCAGGATAATCATTCCAACCGCCAGCAGGATCAGCCATTTATCCTTTCCCATCTTCCATTTGAATTTCAATATCCTGTTCCTCCAAATCATAATATTCCGCAATCCGCCTTCTAAGACCAGAAAGCCGTGAATTTTCTTCCTGCTTCTGTTTTCTCACATCCTCCAGTCCCTTATCATCAGTCTTTTCCGGTTCAGAACCGGCTATTTTCACTTCTTCCACTTCCTGTACCTTTTTTACCGGCAGATTTCCATTACCGGAAACTGCAATATCTGTTCCCTCATCTCCGGTTTTTCCCGGTGACAGAAGCAAGGACACCCGCACGACATGGCCAAAGGTACCGCTTGCCTGATCCTGGTTAATCTCCGCCCTGGATTCTCTGCAGGTAAAGCCTTCGGTCTCAGCCATGGATTTTAAATCCGTTCCAACCGCCTCTTCATATCTGGCAATCATGCTTTCCAGCCTTTTCCCTTCCATTTCTGAAAGCTTTCCTGTTAACTCCCCGGCTTCCTTTTTAAGGCTTATTGACTCAAAATAGTAAGCCAGCGTATCATCAAGCCTCAAGCCCCCTGTAATGGGCTTTAATACCAGAAGGATCAGTACCATGCCGGCAAATAATTTTATGTATTTTTCATATTTTTTATTTGGCAGGAGGTTTCCCACCACAGTTATAAAAATCAGGTAATAGGTTATATTGCGTATCCAGCTAAACAATTCTTCCATGCCACTCACCCGGTATAATAGGTCACATTGGTAGAAGCGCATACAAGCGCTATAGTAACAACAAAGAGAATCACTGCAGAAGCCGCTACAGACAGCAGCATTTTGTGGCCTTTGGCCATTTCTGAAATACAGGAAACAATCCTTTTATCACAAACCGGCTGCAATAGGGCTGCAACACATTGGTATAAAACCATCAGCACTGCCAGTTTAATCAGGGGAATCACGGAAAGGATAAGAAGTACGATAATGCCGGCTGCACCAATGGTATTTTTTATAAGTACCCCGGAGCCTAAAACCATTTGGGCAACCGAGTTGACGCCCTGGCCGATTCCCGGAATGGCTCCGATCAGCTTCTGAATGGCTCCCGTTTTCATGGAATCCACGTAGGGCAGAACCATGGACTGTATGAGATGAAACCCAAGCACAACTCCCACCAGGGTCTTTAAGCTCCAGGAAACTACCTGTTCCAACAGTTCCGTAAGCTTTGAAAGCATTTCTTCCTTTGCAATATGGCCTGCCATGACCAAAAGAGCATAGACTCTTATGAGTGCTAAAAGTACCTGTCCAAGAAGCCACTGGGCGGCAACGATGACAAGCAGTGTGAATTCATAGGAAGCCGCCGCCGATGCACTGCTTCCCGCAAATGCCGCCGCCAGGAAATAGGCAGGCATCAATACCTTGGTAAAATCCAGAATCTGCCCCACCACATTTCCCGTAATGGTCACGCTTGTAAAAAAGCTGGCCGCCAGATAGGTAAACAGAAGCAAATAGGTGACAAAAAACCCGGTTTCTGAAATCTGGCTTCCGGTAAATACACTGGAAAAGTTGGAAAACACCGCTCCAATGATTCCCAGCACCATGATTTGCCCCATCATATGCCCGCTGTTTCTTACCTCCCCCACCAATAGATCTTTTAACGCTTTTCCGACTTGTCCCATGACCTCGTTT from Lacrimispora sphenoides JCM 1415 encodes the following:
- the dxs gene encoding 1-deoxy-D-xylulose-5-phosphate synthase, encoding MMLELINGPEDIKKLSKQELDNLSQEIRDFLVGKISMTGGHLASNLGVVELTMAIYLAFDLPKDKVIWDVGHQSYTHKILSGRRDEFDDLRQYGGMSGFPKRKESPCDAFDTGHSSTSISAGLGLAQARDVLGEDHFVVSVIGDGALTGGMAYEALNNAARMNKNFIIILNDNNMSISENVGGMSTYLNSIRTGEGYLDLKKHVTNVLSRIPVVGDQIIDKISRTKNGIKQLLIPGMLFENMGITYLGPVDGHNIKALSRALREAKKLPHTVLVHVITQKGKGYALAERNPSKFHGVDPFDIITGEPKKKKNNPSYTDVFSKTICRLAEQDKRIVAVTAAMPDGTGLKRFSRLYPDRFFDVGIAEEHAVTSAAGMAAGGLKPVVAVYSSFLQRGFDQILHDVCIQNLPVVFAIDRAGLVGSDGETHQGIFDLSYLTAIPNMSVFAPKNLWELMDGMEFALSYNGPFAVRYPRGEAYQGLKSFRAPIEYGKGEMLYEEKDIALLAVGSMVSTGEHVRQKLKAEGWNCSLANGRFVKPFDRDLVDRLAKKHWLIAVMEENVLQGGFGPGVTAYIHEHYPHVKVINIALPDAYVEHGNVSLLRKGLGIDSNSIIWRLKKEYLDTERQNAEWKKYKDKTREMEKA
- a CDS encoding polyprenyl synthetase family protein; translated protein: MNDKEMFSARTEEVRHVVETYLPPVEGHQSTVLAAMDYSVRAGGKRLRPMLMEETYRLFGGKGKEIEPFMAAIEMIHTSSLIHDDLPCMDNDTLRRGLPTAWVKFGYDMAVLAGDGLLIYSMETAAKALSMTDRPDLVARCMGILAEKTGIFGMIGGQTVDVELAGKPVPREKLDFIYRLKTGALLEAAMMIGAVLGGADEEQLKLVEKMASCLGLSFQIQDDILDLTSSAEVLGKPVLSDEKNHKTTYVTLEGIEKAKQDVERISEEAISCLHKLPGKNEFLEALIRILVNREK
- the xseB gene encoding exodeoxyribonuclease VII small subunit; this translates as MAAKKEKTIEETFGELEELIKKLESGECSLEESFQYYETGMKLVKFCNEKIDKVEKKIIVLEENGEEHE
- the xseA gene encoding exodeoxyribonuclease VII large subunit; translated protein: MASVYSVTQVNAYIKNMFAQDFALNRISVKGEVSNCKYHTSGHIYFTLKDGKSSMASVMFAGHRKGLAFKLEEGQQVVVKGSVEVYERDGRYQLYAQEITKEGIGDLFERFQKLRDELEEMGMFSPEYKKPIPKYGTTVGIVTAPTGAAIQDIINISTRRNPYVQLYLYPALVQGESAKESIVKGIETLDQMGLDVLIVGRGGGSIEDLWAFNEEVVARAVFNCTTPVISAVGHETDVTIADYVADMRAPTPSAAAELAVFDYSKFEEQVEMYGHTLLRTVERKLERYRFHGNQYALKLKLHDPKRSIHECRQRLVDIEDKLKNLILSRTASYRARAEEEKLHIKQLIEKQAVRDRHRLEIFISRLEAESPLKRMGGGYGFVTDGKDRRIDSVKQVKAGDKIGLRLRDGSMEAVVSRVAPAESGLFGSQREEVRGDR
- the nusB gene encoding transcription antitermination factor NusB, with product MTRSKMREHCFKMLFCADFYPAEEKTGQLIQYFEEPKEDDLNAEGIEEIIHDVDMSEENAAYLRERAESVMVRIPELDSKINEVAEGWKTKRMGKAELTILRLALYEILFDEDVPEKVAINEAVELAKKYGGNEAPAFINGVLAKLV
- a CDS encoding D-isomer specific 2-hydroxyacid dehydrogenase family protein, which translates into the protein MFEKLVAIEPVSLVEEAEKELFQYAKQVVMYEDIPCDDEEIIRRIGDADGVLLSYTSKISQYVFERCPKIKYVGMCCSLYSKESANVDIAYAEQHGITVMGIRDYGDVGVVEYAICELVRFLHGYDRPMWKDMPVEITGLKIGIVGMGVSGGMIANALKFLGADVSYYSRSRKPQYEEKGIGYRPLGELLESSEVVFTCLNKNVILLHEEEFQKLGNGKILFNTSIGPAFEPEDLKNWLDAGDNRFACDTAGAAGDGELLKHPMVFCVNASAGRTRQAFGILSEKVLDNIQRFLANSKVSIV
- a CDS encoding aspartate dehydrogenase domain-containing protein, with translation MNKLRLGIIGNGYLGEIIAGAWNDGLLPEYELVGIVGRTKEKTEALAEKSGCSSCAGIDELLELKPDYIAEAASGDSVRDMAEKILANGCNLIVLSIGAFADKEFYERVKATAVKHNTRVYIASGAVGGFDVLRTVSLMGEAKAGIETRKGPESLMYTPLFEEHLMTDKESTMVFDGNAKEAIGLLPTKVNVAVASSLATVGPDKTRVNIHSVPGMIGDDHKITAEIEGVKAVVDIYSSTSAIAGWSVVAVLQNIVSPIVF
- a CDS encoding sensor domain-containing diguanylate cyclase encodes the protein MMADKEKDRYSLRVMTLFGLVVSVIIGIFALNIYYFKEVEKSLIEQTYQDLKRENDEALTYFRGMIRERFEVLEAFSAYGDLPEGSEIGVLGGQGITYYGIHESQGLKGGNSISRLPSNGFNGQSGIALSVPVVREGQAKGSVCMEYTAEELGKYLNSTELSPYGASLVFTRSGELVATCPGYESYANVYDILKTMEFRDGQSLEQMKKTAESGGFGYVSFYSKGSRELLYYQPAGVEDWMVASMVKTESYDGALYKISKLSKVFIAGSTAMVSCTVLLIICIIYLRKKEAKRAQKDYLTGVYTRETARKLVEQRLKGGGKKRFYACMFLDIDDFKKINDTFGHHKGDLVLTQAGQILSACTRKEDVIVRFGGDEFCIWLYGLSGRKHPEAIAKRILNAFHASGTIHASIGITLVGEQETEYDAILRRADQALYLAKGKGKNQFAFQL
- a CDS encoding Asp23/Gls24 family envelope stress response protein — protein: MESRNTHKVYEKDKIGEVQIADDVVAIIAGLAATEVEGVDSMAGNITNELVSKLGMKNLSKGVKVELTEEHVSVDLSLNIKYGYSIPAVSEKVQEKVQNAIENMTGLTVLDVNIRIAGVALEENK
- a CDS encoding SpoIIIAH-like family protein, whose amino-acid sequence is MRSWKTSNEPKVPRTPKKMDMKKLFRRNQIIITTLAVMIAAAGYLNYAGKQEAASGKDVYEAGMTDISEEDILAENQSLTGSDTNQDIASLDQDAEDIDKLAAGETDAALQSDGSVDLAANETQAAKTGLDNPGEAVLTSGMNVSEYISSVQLNREQVRAKNKETLMNLINNPNIEEAAKQQAIQEMIDMTAIAEKENAAETLLLAKGFADPVVSISSGKVDVVINASSITDPQRAQIEDIVKRKTEVGAESIVITLMKLEE
- a CDS encoding stage III sporulation protein AG, which codes for MIWRNRILKFKWKMGKDKWLILLAVGMIILILTFPSGSGMAARVEKTAESKNQTALQKGIVTEPADGEAAVAAGADRTYEEQLEARVKRILKTVDGVGQVEVMIVLKSSEEKVLRVDKDSSDSSTEEKDSSGGIRKITSADRKENTILTGSGENTAPIVEKEIRPEIEGIIISAQGGGSPTVKAEISGAMEALFNLPPHKIKVLKRVE
- a CDS encoding stage III sporulation protein AF, whose protein sequence is MEELFSWIRNITYYLIFITVVGNLLPNKKYEKYIKLFAGMVLILLVLKPITGGLRLDDTLAYYFESISLKKEAGELTGKLSEMEGKRLESMIARYEEAVGTDLKSMAETEGFTCRESRAEINQDQASGTFGHVVRVSLLLSPGKTGDEGTDIAVSGNGNLPVKKVQEVEEVKIAGSEPEKTDDKGLEDVRKQKQEENSRLSGLRRRIAEYYDLEEQDIEIQMEDGKG